From the Oleiphilus messinensis genome, one window contains:
- a CDS encoding acyl-CoA dehydrogenase family protein has product MEELLIFKDAAKKAIEQEIVPHHHHWEQSGVLPKEVWKTLGHAGLLCVDLPEEYGGSGVSFRYSQVVLQELCRQGFMGLSGSVAIQSDIVAQYILHMGNEEQKKTWLPKMASGEVVAAVAMTEPATGSDLQGMKTTAIKDGNHYIINGSKTFITNGGHADLVIVCAKTDPKEGGKGISLFLVDATLPGFSRGKQLEKIGQHAGDTTELFFDNMKVPASSLLGMENQGFLYLMQELPRERLAVAASAVSAARACLEWTIQYVKERQAFGRPIAKFQNTRFKLAEMKTQIEIHDAFVNQCVDKFEQRKMSLSDAAMVKLSATEMLCKVTDECLQLFGGYGYMSEYHIARAFVDARVLKIYAGTSEIMKEMISRELLGN; this is encoded by the coding sequence ATGGAAGAACTACTTATTTTCAAAGATGCGGCCAAAAAGGCAATCGAACAAGAAATTGTTCCACACCATCATCATTGGGAACAGTCAGGTGTTTTACCAAAAGAAGTATGGAAAACATTAGGCCATGCGGGATTGCTTTGTGTCGATTTGCCTGAGGAATATGGTGGCAGTGGCGTCTCTTTTCGTTATTCCCAAGTGGTGCTTCAAGAACTATGTAGACAGGGTTTTATGGGGCTTTCCGGTTCTGTCGCCATTCAATCAGACATTGTCGCGCAGTATATATTGCATATGGGCAATGAAGAACAGAAAAAAACCTGGTTACCCAAAATGGCCAGCGGTGAGGTGGTCGCCGCAGTGGCCATGACTGAGCCTGCCACCGGCAGTGATTTACAAGGGATGAAAACCACTGCCATTAAGGATGGTAATCACTACATTATTAATGGTTCAAAAACATTTATCACCAACGGAGGGCATGCCGACTTAGTGATTGTTTGTGCCAAGACTGACCCTAAAGAAGGCGGTAAAGGGATATCCCTGTTCCTGGTCGATGCGACGTTACCAGGGTTTTCTCGAGGTAAGCAACTGGAAAAAATCGGCCAGCATGCGGGGGATACCACAGAGCTGTTTTTCGACAATATGAAAGTACCCGCCTCTTCCCTGCTAGGAATGGAGAATCAGGGATTTCTGTATCTCATGCAGGAGCTTCCGAGAGAACGTCTTGCCGTTGCTGCCAGCGCAGTCTCAGCCGCAAGAGCCTGCCTTGAATGGACCATTCAATACGTGAAAGAAAGGCAAGCGTTTGGTCGCCCTATTGCCAAGTTTCAAAATACACGTTTCAAACTGGCAGAAATGAAAACACAGATTGAAATACACGATGCATTCGTCAATCAATGTGTCGATAAATTTGAGCAACGAAAAATGAGTTTGTCTGACGCCGCCATGGTGAAGCTTTCAGCAACGGAGATGCTGTGTAAGGTCACCGATGAGTGCCTGCAGTTATTCGGTGGCTATGGCTATATGAGTGAATACCATATCGCCCGAGCCTTCGTAGACGCACGCGTGCTGAAGATATACGCCGGCACCTCGGAAATCATGAAAGAAATGATCTCTCGAGAATTGTTGGGTAACTAA
- a CDS encoding alpha/beta hydrolase family protein, whose product MMVVSQSVVNEANQGSVSEVSFHTVDGYPLSGTRYSAIGTTLGNIVVAGATGVPQGFYRRFANYAVELGFNVLTFDYRGIGQSKRGSLRDLQMSFLDWGRFDAAAAVDAMHEKGVPLYRVGHSYGGQALGLLPNHHLLTAAYSFGSGAGWAGWMSKSEAIKVKLLWNMVLPALVKWKGYMAWSTLGMGEDLPLGVYQEWKRWCQNPRYFFDDENFKHLKSTYAEVAIPYVAATSTDDLWAPPKSRDAFCEHYVGCDLTLKTLEPLHNQPIGHIGYFRESNHYLWDEMLMWFDNVSKRHPAGKRSIH is encoded by the coding sequence ATGATGGTTGTATCTCAATCCGTAGTTAACGAAGCAAACCAGGGCAGCGTGAGTGAAGTTTCCTTCCATACGGTCGATGGTTATCCGTTATCGGGCACTCGTTACTCGGCAATTGGCACCACGTTAGGCAACATCGTCGTTGCTGGCGCAACTGGCGTTCCACAAGGTTTCTATCGGCGTTTTGCCAATTACGCGGTAGAACTCGGATTTAACGTGCTGACATTCGATTATCGAGGGATTGGTCAATCCAAGCGAGGCAGCTTGCGCGACCTTCAAATGTCATTCCTGGATTGGGGGCGTTTTGACGCGGCGGCGGCCGTCGATGCCATGCACGAGAAAGGTGTTCCACTTTATCGGGTAGGCCATTCCTATGGCGGACAGGCGTTGGGATTACTACCCAATCATCATTTATTAACGGCCGCTTACAGTTTCGGTTCAGGCGCTGGTTGGGCGGGATGGATGTCAAAATCCGAAGCGATCAAGGTAAAACTACTGTGGAATATGGTACTTCCCGCACTCGTAAAATGGAAAGGCTACATGGCCTGGAGCACGCTTGGCATGGGAGAAGACTTGCCTTTAGGCGTCTATCAAGAGTGGAAGCGCTGGTGCCAAAATCCCCGATACTTTTTCGATGACGAGAATTTCAAGCACTTAAAAAGTACCTATGCGGAAGTGGCAATACCCTACGTAGCAGCCACTTCGACGGATGACCTCTGGGCGCCACCTAAATCAAGAGATGCATTTTGCGAACATTACGTCGGCTGTGACCTCACCCTGAAAACACTCGAGCCGCTTCATAACCAACCGATTGGACATATAGGTTATTTTCGAGAAAGCAACCACTACCTCTGGGACGAAATGTTGATGTGGTTTGACAATGTAAGCAAACGACACCCAGCCGGTAAGAGATCAATTCACTAG
- a CDS encoding crotonase/enoyl-CoA hydratase family protein has product MSEVEAREVNSGTGRVSKDIKGHVLLIGLDRAGKRNAFDSTMMIDLANALGEYERNDELRCAVVYAHGDHFTSGLDLMELTPKLMSGNFHYPEESIDPWATTSHLTKPLIVAVQGACWTAGIELMLTADIAITASDARFAHVEVLRGIPPSGGSTVRFPKVAGWSDAMRYMLTGDEFNAEEALRMKLVSEVVEPGQQLTRALELAEKISKAAPLAVKTTLSSARQVATEGEEKALASLNDNLFALLKTKDVQEGVMAMMQKREPNFKGC; this is encoded by the coding sequence ATGAGTGAAGTAGAAGCGAGAGAAGTTAACAGTGGCACTGGTCGTGTATCAAAAGACATTAAGGGCCATGTGCTACTTATAGGTCTTGACCGTGCGGGTAAACGTAATGCCTTTGATAGCACGATGATGATCGACCTGGCAAACGCTTTGGGAGAATATGAGCGCAATGATGAGCTTCGCTGTGCCGTCGTTTATGCCCATGGCGATCACTTCACTTCGGGCCTGGATTTAATGGAACTCACACCGAAGTTAATGAGTGGCAATTTTCATTACCCTGAAGAAAGTATCGACCCTTGGGCGACGACCTCTCATTTAACCAAGCCACTAATCGTCGCCGTTCAAGGGGCCTGTTGGACTGCCGGTATTGAATTAATGCTTACCGCTGATATTGCCATTACGGCAAGCGATGCACGCTTTGCGCATGTTGAAGTATTAAGAGGTATTCCACCTTCTGGTGGTTCAACCGTTCGGTTCCCAAAAGTGGCTGGCTGGTCTGATGCCATGCGCTATATGCTGACAGGTGACGAATTCAACGCCGAAGAGGCTTTGCGGATGAAACTGGTCAGTGAAGTGGTTGAGCCGGGCCAACAACTAACTCGCGCATTGGAACTGGCAGAAAAAATTTCAAAAGCGGCGCCACTTGCCGTTAAGACAACGCTCTCTTCAGCAAGACAAGTGGCGACAGAGGGCGAAGAGAAAGCATTGGCCTCTCTGAACGATAACCTTTTTGCCCTGTTAAAAACGAAAGATGTGCAGGAAGGTGTGATGGCCATGATGCAAAAGCGGGAACCAAATTTTAAAGGATGCTAA